The genomic region CAATGATTTAGCATTTGTACTATCTTTAATTTTACTTAAAAATCATGGAATAATTACTATTCCTTCTGTAGGTATGCCCGGAGCATCTGCTACAATAAGATTTGATTTATCAACCACTGATGCATTTAATCTGGATTTAAATGATTTGTCACAAAAAATTATCTCTTCTTTTGATGATTTAATAAAAATTGTTAATAATGAGGATGAATGTAAAAAAATAGTTTTTTAGGTGATGTAAAATGTTATACTAAAAGTATAACATTATATTAATTTTTAATGATGCATTCTCCGGAAATAACTTTTTCCAGTGTACCATCAATTTTTTCAACAACTAATGCACCTTCTCTTGAAATTCCAAGAACATATGCATCATAATATTTGTTGAATGGTTTTCTAACCTCTACTATTTTACCAATAGTGTAAGAACGTTTTCTCCATTCTTTCAATATTTCTTCATAACCTTCATGGTTAAATAATTCGCTAATTTTTTCAAATTCTTCTAAAAAGATTTTTATTAAGAGATTCTCATCTCCTTTCCTACCTAGTTCATTTTCAAGAGTAGTGGTTCCTGCTTGTAATTCTTCAGGGAAATCTTCAATATTTAAATTGGCATCGATTCCCACTCCTATGATAACAGTTTCTATGGTATTGAAGTTTGTTACAGCTTCAGTTAAAATACCACAGACTTTTTTATCATTTATCATAATGTCATTTGGCCATTTGATTTCAGAATTTTTTATGCCAATTCTTTCAAGGGTTTTAGCAACTGCAACTCCAGTAGCCAATGTGATAAGTGGAATTTTGGAGTGGTCAACATCAGGTCTTAATATGATGGATAACCATACTCCTCCCAATGGGGATTCCCAAGATTTTCCAGATCTTCCTCTCGCACCGGTTTGTTTTTCAGAAATTACTATGCTCCCGTTTTCAACACCAGTTTGGGATAAAAATTTAGCAACTGTATTTGTTGAGTTGACTTCATGGTAAATATATAAATTTTTTCCAATGTAGTTTGTGTTTAAGTCTTTCGAAATTTCAGAGGCTTTAATATGTTCCCTTTTTTCTTTACCAATTTCTTTGATTAGGTTTGCAAAATCCTGAATGTTTGTTTCTTCAATCTCTTTTATTGTTTCATCAGAAAGTTTGCTTTCTCTTTTTAATAATTTAACTATTTCATTTTTCATCCACTACTCTCCAATAGGGAAATTATTTTTTTTGCATTTGCTGATTATTTGCAGCAGTTAAGTATGACCCGACTGCAGCAGAAATTGCAGCAATCTTTTTAGCAGGCATAAATGTGGATTTTAATTTATTTACATACTCTAAATCTTCTGCAATAACATTAACCATTTCTTCTTCTATGCCTTTTCTATATGTGTCAATGAAATGTGTATTCAAATCACCGGAAATGAAATTAGGGTTCCTAAGTACTGCTTTATGGAATGGAATAGTAGTTTTAACACCTAAAATGATGTATTCACTTAATGCTCTTTTCATTTTGTTAATTGCATCATTTCTATTTCTTCCATAAGTAATTAATTTGGAAATCATTGAATCATAAAATGTTGGAATGGTATAATTCATGTATACTCCACTGTCTAAACGTACGCCCGGACCACCTGGTGATCTGTAACCTGTAATTTTACCAGGGTTAGGTGAAAAATCGTTTAAAGGATCTTCTGCATTGATACGACATTCGATTGCATGACCGGTTACTTTAATGTCATTTTGACTGTAAGTTAATTCGTCACCGTTTGCAATTTTAATTTGTTCTTTAATTAAATCGGTATTTGTGATTAATTCAGTAATTGGGTGTTCCACTTGAATACGGGTGTTCATTTCAAGGAAATAGTATTCGCCGTTATCATATAAGAATTCAACGGTTCCTGCAC from Methanobrevibacter sp. harbors:
- a CDS encoding biotin--[acetyl-CoA-carboxylase] ligase, with product MKNEIVKLLKRESKLSDETIKEIEETNIQDFANLIKEIGKEKREHIKASEISKDLNTNYIGKNLYIYHEVNSTNTVAKFLSQTGVENGSIVISEKQTGARGRSGKSWESPLGGVWLSIILRPDVDHSKIPLITLATGVAVAKTLERIGIKNSEIKWPNDIMINDKKVCGILTEAVTNFNTIETVIIGVGIDANLNIEDFPEELQAGTTTLENELGRKGDENLLIKIFLEEFEKISELFNHEGYEEILKEWRKRSYTIGKIVEVRKPFNKYYDAYVLGISREGALVVEKIDGTLEKVISGECIIKN